The Spirochaetota bacterium genome has a window encoding:
- a CDS encoding hydrogenase small subunit: MSLNRREFLKVMGATTAAVAFPSVLIQGCKRALQKASERTNVIWIQAQSCSGCSVSLLNKLEPDIATVITEYISLNYHQTLCGGTGHAAIQVLENAVKTNRKDFILIVEGSIPTKSDEYCTIGEMDGRIIGAREWIEKLGKNAIALVAVGSCATFGGIPGAKIRATGDNPTGAISLQKMFPDKKVINIPGCPPHPDWMVGTLLHVLLKGMPELDEYNRPLMYFGTTVHEKCSRLPDYKRGRFAKHWGEEGCLYLLGCLGMDTGCDIPTRGWVGGMNTCTGCGSGCIGCTEPPFPDYGNRGIYKHLVASNDELQTLHPEIASTVVKLKNGGVING; the protein is encoded by the coding sequence ATGTCGCTAAATAGAAGAGAATTTTTAAAAGTCATGGGTGCTACTACCGCTGCGGTAGCATTCCCAAGTGTACTTATTCAGGGTTGCAAAAGGGCATTACAAAAAGCTTCAGAGCGTACCAATGTAATCTGGATTCAGGCACAGTCATGTTCTGGATGTTCTGTTTCACTTTTGAATAAGCTTGAGCCTGATATTGCAACCGTTATTACCGAATACATAAGCCTGAACTATCACCAGACATTATGCGGTGGTACCGGTCATGCTGCCATACAGGTTCTTGAAAATGCGGTCAAGACAAACCGCAAAGATTTTATATTAATTGTTGAAGGTTCCATACCTACAAAATCTGATGAATACTGTACCATAGGCGAGATGGATGGCAGAATCATTGGTGCACGTGAATGGATTGAAAAATTGGGTAAAAATGCAATAGCACTGGTTGCTGTTGGTTCATGTGCAACATTTGGTGGTATACCTGGCGCAAAGATACGGGCAACAGGCGATAACCCAACAGGTGCTATATCATTACAGAAGATGTTCCCTGATAAGAAGGTAATTAATATCCCTGGATGTCCGCCACATCCAGACTGGATGGTGGGAACACTTTTACATGTATTACTAAAAGGCATGCCAGAGCTTGATGAGTACAACAGGCCACTCATGTATTTTGGAACAACTGTTCATGAAAAATGCTCACGACTTCCCGATTATAAGCGTGGACGTTTTGCAAAACACTGGGGTGAAGAAGGCTGTTTGTATTTATTAGGCTGTTTAGGTATGGATACGGGATGTGATATTCCAACCCGTGGCTGGGTAGGTGGTATGAATACCTGTACTGGCTGTGGTTCAGGATGTATAGGATGTACAGAGCCTCCATTCCCAGATTATGGCAACAGAGGTATTTATAAGCATCTTGTAGCAAGCAATGATGAATTACAAACGCTACATCCTGAAATTGCCAGCACTGTAGTAAAACTTAAGAATGGAGGTGTCATCAATGGCTAA
- a CDS encoding HyaD/HybD family hydrogenase maturation endopeptidase encodes MKRGKKTLILGIGNLLQKDDGIGVHVVQYMQKNNVTLPDNVELLDGGTAGFDLIPYMIDFDKLIIIDALKVQDRPGSIYRFDGKHLKAQTPNVSLHEMGIAEVLRVLKVQGYSPEVEVIGIVPENINTLDITPSPSVAESIPKVVDLILDSVTAY; translated from the coding sequence ATGAAACGAGGTAAAAAAACATTAATTCTTGGCATAGGAAATCTGCTTCAAAAGGATGATGGTATTGGAGTACATGTGGTGCAGTATATGCAGAAAAATAATGTTACCCTGCCTGATAATGTGGAACTCTTAGATGGTGGAACTGCGGGATTTGATCTCATTCCATACATGATAGATTTTGATAAGCTGATTATTATTGATGCATTAAAAGTACAGGACAGGCCAGGTAGCATTTATAGATTTGATGGAAAGCATTTAAAAGCACAGACGCCTAACGTTTCATTGCATGAAATGGGAATTGCCGAGGTGCTGCGGGTGTTGAAAGTTCAGGGTTACAGTCCTGAGGTGGAAGTTATAGGGATTGTCCCTGAGAATATCAATACACTGGATATTACACCAAGCCCTTCGGTAGCAGAATCAATTCCAAAAGTTGTGGATTTGATTCTTGATAGTGTTACTGCTTATTAA